Proteins encoded in a region of the Streptomyces sp. NBC_00258 genome:
- a CDS encoding ABC transporter substrate-binding protein codes for MKAKAIARVTAFGLITTFALTACGGGGDSDDNPLSGGSEDSGGGKSIVVGSANFPENQLLAEIYAQALEDKGLKVTRKFDIGAREVYYDQVVKGGIGVFPEYNGALLSVAVDKKSTATGTEEINAELKAKLPKSVEILDSAAAEDKDSVTVTSEIAAKHNLKTLADLKPVAKDMTIGAGSEFKTRTQGGVGLKTVYGVEFGKFQPLDAGAQSTLLKLLKDNKVQAANLYTTDPAIVEDKLVVLEDPKNLFSSQNVTPLVYKSAVNDKAKAALNALSAKLTTEDLLEMMKKLVNDKEDASDVAKEWLTNAGLAG; via the coding sequence ATGAAAGCCAAAGCCATCGCCCGCGTCACCGCGTTCGGCCTCATCACTACGTTCGCCCTGACCGCCTGCGGAGGCGGCGGCGACAGCGACGACAACCCGCTGTCGGGCGGCAGCGAGGACAGCGGAGGCGGCAAGTCCATCGTCGTCGGCTCGGCCAACTTCCCCGAGAACCAGCTCCTCGCCGAGATCTACGCCCAGGCCCTGGAGGACAAGGGCCTGAAAGTGACGCGCAAGTTCGACATCGGAGCCCGCGAGGTGTACTACGACCAGGTGGTCAAGGGCGGCATAGGTGTCTTCCCCGAGTACAACGGCGCCCTGCTGTCCGTCGCGGTCGACAAGAAGAGCACCGCCACCGGCACGGAGGAGATCAACGCGGAGCTGAAGGCGAAGCTCCCGAAGTCCGTGGAGATACTCGACTCCGCCGCGGCCGAGGACAAGGACTCGGTCACGGTCACCTCCGAGATCGCCGCCAAGCACAACCTCAAGACCCTGGCCGACCTGAAGCCGGTCGCGAAGGACATGACCATCGGTGCCGGCTCGGAGTTCAAGACCCGCACCCAGGGCGGTGTCGGTCTGAAGACGGTCTACGGCGTCGAGTTCGGGAAGTTCCAGCCGCTGGACGCGGGCGCCCAGAGCACCCTGCTGAAGCTGCTGAAGGACAACAAGGTGCAGGCCGCCAACCTCTACACGACGGACCCCGCCATCGTCGAGGACAAGCTGGTGGTCCTGGAGGACCCGAAGAACCTCTTCTCCTCGCAGAACGTCACGCCCCTCGTCTACAAGTCGGCGGTCAACGACAAGGCCAAGGCGGCGCTCAACGCCCTCTCGGCCAAGCTCACCACCGAGGACCTGCTGGAGATGATGAAGAAGCTCGTCAACGACAAGGAGGACGCCTCCGACGTCGCCAAGGAGTGGCTGACGAACGCCGGTCTCGCCGGCTGA
- a CDS encoding ABC transporter substrate-binding protein codes for MLNRRNFLTAAVGVAAAGGLAACAKEDEGGSSSSDGNGGGKKITLGFAQVGSESGWRTANTKSVKEAAKESGFTLKFSDAQQKQENQISAIRSYIAQKVDVIAFSPVVVTGWDAVLKEAKSAKIPVILTDRSVETSDDSLYVSFIGSDFTDEGRRAAKMLEKVLEKAGHKGAVKIAQLEGTTGAAPALERAKGFKEIMDADHKDDWKVVVSQTGDFTRAGGKQVMAAFLQSNPDINVLYAHNDDMALGAIQSIEAAGKKAGKDILIISVDGVKDGFVAMSEGKINGIVECNPLLGPQLMELVKKVNDGETVERRIKTKEGDFLQEQAKDALPTRKY; via the coding sequence ATGCTCAACAGAAGGAACTTCCTCACCGCGGCGGTCGGCGTGGCGGCGGCGGGCGGCCTGGCGGCCTGTGCCAAGGAGGACGAGGGCGGCTCGAGTTCCTCCGACGGCAACGGCGGTGGCAAGAAGATCACCCTCGGCTTCGCGCAGGTCGGCTCGGAGAGCGGCTGGCGCACCGCCAACACCAAGTCGGTGAAGGAGGCGGCCAAGGAGTCCGGCTTCACCCTCAAGTTCTCCGACGCCCAGCAGAAGCAGGAGAACCAGATCTCGGCGATCCGCAGCTACATCGCGCAGAAGGTGGACGTCATAGCCTTCTCGCCGGTGGTCGTCACGGGCTGGGACGCGGTGCTCAAGGAGGCCAAGTCCGCCAAGATCCCGGTCATCCTCACCGACCGCTCCGTCGAGACCTCCGACGACTCCCTGTACGTCTCCTTCATCGGCTCCGACTTCACCGACGAGGGCCGCCGCGCGGCGAAGATGCTGGAGAAGGTGCTCGAGAAGGCCGGCCACAAGGGTGCGGTGAAGATCGCTCAGCTGGAGGGCACCACGGGTGCCGCCCCCGCGCTCGAGCGCGCCAAGGGCTTCAAAGAGATCATGGACGCCGACCACAAGGACGACTGGAAGGTCGTCGTCAGCCAGACCGGCGACTTCACCAGGGCCGGCGGCAAGCAGGTCATGGCGGCCTTCCTGCAGTCCAACCCGGACATCAACGTGCTCTACGCGCACAACGACGACATGGCCCTCGGCGCCATCCAGTCCATCGAGGCGGCCGGCAAGAAGGCCGGCAAGGACATCCTGATCATCTCGGTCGACGGCGTGAAGGACGGCTTCGTCGCGATGTCCGAGGGCAAGATCAACGGCATCGTCGAGTGCAACCCGCTGCTCGGCCCCCAGCTGATGGAACTCGTGAAGAAGGTCAACGACGGCGAGACGGTCGAGCGCCGGATCAAGACCAAGGAGGGCGACTTCCTGCAGGAGCAGGCCAAGGACGCGCTCCCGACCCGCAAGTACTGA
- a CDS encoding ornithine cyclodeaminase family protein, with protein sequence MQAFDPVWFTFLNGSDIEQLELDDTEVLDAVEQGLRAQGRGETVIEPRVHLTPDPSFNGHFNVLRGYIAPLGLAGVKIVGDYVGNYKAGLPSEMALLNLFDPRTGMPVAVVDATAITEMRTGALTALGARHLARPGSKVLGHIGARATSYWNVRLLDRIFGFDEIRVHSRRPESREAFAERLERDLGKPVIVTDDWKSCVEGADIVVEASRLERPEPLLRTEWIAPGALVVPYGTMSAVELSLTDIMDKVVVDDWGQCRSGPFGALRAHVESGRLSEETLHGELCEIVVGDKPGREHDDETILFWHRGLSLSDIALGAAMLKKAEERGLGQNLRFS encoded by the coding sequence ATGCAGGCGTTTGACCCGGTCTGGTTCACGTTCCTGAACGGCTCGGACATCGAACAGCTCGAACTTGACGACACCGAGGTGCTCGACGCCGTCGAGCAGGGGCTGCGTGCTCAGGGCCGCGGGGAAACGGTCATCGAACCACGGGTCCACCTCACGCCCGATCCCTCGTTCAACGGCCACTTCAACGTCCTGCGCGGCTACATCGCGCCACTGGGGCTGGCCGGAGTCAAGATTGTGGGCGACTACGTCGGCAACTACAAGGCCGGGCTGCCGTCCGAGATGGCGCTGCTCAACCTCTTCGACCCACGTACGGGCATGCCGGTGGCAGTGGTCGACGCCACCGCGATCACCGAGATGCGCACCGGCGCGCTCACCGCGCTCGGGGCGCGGCACCTGGCCCGCCCCGGCTCCAAGGTGCTCGGTCACATCGGCGCCCGCGCCACCTCGTACTGGAACGTCCGCCTGCTCGACCGGATCTTCGGCTTCGACGAGATACGGGTCCACTCGCGCCGCCCGGAGAGCCGCGAGGCCTTCGCCGAGCGCCTTGAGCGCGACCTCGGCAAGCCCGTGATCGTCACCGACGACTGGAAGTCGTGCGTCGAGGGCGCGGACATCGTCGTGGAGGCGTCCCGGCTGGAAAGGCCCGAGCCCTTGCTGAGGACGGAGTGGATCGCGCCGGGAGCTCTTGTCGTACCGTACGGAACGATGAGCGCGGTCGAACTCTCCCTCACCGACATCATGGACAAGGTCGTCGTCGACGACTGGGGCCAGTGCCGGTCCGGGCCGTTCGGTGCCCTCCGCGCCCATGTCGAGTCGGGGCGGCTCAGCGAGGAGACCCTGCACGGCGAGCTGTGCGAGATCGTCGTCGGCGACAAGCCCGGCCGTGAGCACGACGACGAGACCATCCTGTTCTGGCATCGCGGCCTCTCGTTGTCCGACATCGCGCTGGGCGCGGCCATGCTCAAGAAGGCCGAAGAGCGTGGCCTCGGACAGAACCTGCGGTTCTCATGA
- a CDS encoding amidohydrolase family protein has product MTNVDVHQHLWTASFLAALRARDEPPFLDGWTLHTAGEPPYEVPAAQHDVAARAELAAADGLGRALVSMSAPLGVEWLPSEEARPLLAAYHEDAAGLPEPFGAWAAACVRDIDADATAADLDRGFAGLQLPANALTDEAGYARCAPLLDLLEARGLPLFVHPGPAPGTSPGPGWWPAMVPYVQQMHSAWFAFRAFGRPRHPRLRVCFALLAGLAPLHGERFAARGGDEGRSAVDPDVFVETSSYGPRAVDSVVRVLGTDVVVMGSDRPYAEPPQQPGFGLGGATAYAFRITNPRRLLTGED; this is encoded by the coding sequence GTGACCAACGTCGACGTACACCAGCATCTGTGGACCGCCTCGTTCCTCGCGGCCCTCCGAGCGCGTGACGAGCCGCCGTTCCTGGACGGCTGGACCCTGCACACCGCCGGCGAGCCGCCGTACGAGGTCCCGGCCGCCCAGCACGACGTCGCCGCGCGTGCCGAACTGGCCGCCGCCGACGGGCTCGGCAGGGCGCTCGTCTCGATGTCCGCCCCGCTCGGCGTGGAGTGGCTGCCGTCCGAAGAGGCCCGCCCGCTGCTCGCCGCCTACCACGAGGACGCGGCAGGACTGCCCGAACCGTTCGGGGCGTGGGCCGCCGCCTGCGTCCGGGACATCGACGCCGACGCGACCGCCGCGGACCTCGACCGGGGGTTCGCCGGGCTCCAGCTCCCGGCGAACGCCCTCACCGACGAGGCGGGGTACGCGCGCTGCGCCCCGCTGCTGGATCTGCTCGAAGCGCGCGGCCTCCCGCTGTTCGTCCACCCGGGCCCGGCGCCCGGCACGTCTCCCGGGCCCGGCTGGTGGCCCGCGATGGTGCCGTACGTGCAGCAGATGCACTCCGCGTGGTTCGCCTTCCGGGCGTTCGGCAGGCCTCGTCATCCCCGGCTGCGGGTGTGCTTCGCGCTGCTGGCCGGGCTCGCCCCGCTGCACGGGGAGCGTTTCGCCGCCCGTGGCGGGGACGAGGGGCGCTCGGCGGTCGATCCCGACGTGTTCGTCGAGACGTCCTCGTACGGTCCGCGTGCCGTCGACTCGGTCGTCCGTGTCCTCGGTACCGACGTCGTCGTGATGGGCTCGGACCGGCCCTACGCGGAACCGCCGCAGCAGCCCGGCTTCGGTCTGGGCGGGGCAACCGCGTACGCCTTCCGCATCACCAATCCACGCCGCCTGCTCACCGGAGAGGACTGA
- a CDS encoding HAL/PAL/TAL family ammonia-lyase, whose product MTGTSPAPTPPAAADAVVLDGRALTCEDVAAVALRGARVALAEEVLPRLERDRAVVDDVVDREVPTYGLTTGLGSRSSYALPRTELGEFSVRTVRGRANAVGDPLPVPVVRAALLARVNGVAGGGSGVRPEIVPLLVSMLNSRVHPVIPEVGSIGASDLCQMAHVGLVVIGEGRAEVSGEVLDGARALRRAGLAPAELGPKDGHVLCSASPLAAGVGALALHEAAAVLTLAQAVTALTFEGFRANTSPLDTRVLGLRPAPGQARAAGELLALLDGGQLTDPRHARRVQDPVSLRCAAQVHGALHAALDFARAALEPELNGCGDNPVVLADTGEILSSGNFHTPALALGFDTVALALTQTAAISAERMRRLLDPAVSGLPANLSPYGPERSGFAPLAKTAQALVAEIRALSAPVCTDPRHGADAVEDDSTNAALGARRLTTMLVRLRQLLAVEALAAAQAVDLAAPVTMGRGPGLLHRAIRELVPRLDDDRPCGADVDLVSRDVLDSDEVRSALHALVEGPS is encoded by the coding sequence ATGACCGGTACGTCTCCCGCTCCTACCCCGCCCGCCGCCGCTGACGCCGTGGTCCTCGACGGGCGCGCCCTCACCTGCGAAGACGTCGCCGCCGTCGCCCTCCGCGGCGCCCGGGTCGCCCTGGCCGAGGAGGTCCTGCCCCGGCTGGAGCGCGACCGCGCGGTCGTCGACGACGTGGTCGACCGCGAGGTGCCGACGTACGGCCTGACGACGGGCCTCGGCAGCCGGTCGTCGTACGCGCTGCCGCGGACCGAACTCGGCGAGTTCAGCGTGCGCACGGTACGGGGACGGGCCAACGCGGTGGGCGATCCGCTGCCGGTCCCCGTCGTACGCGCCGCCCTGCTCGCCCGGGTGAACGGCGTCGCGGGCGGTGGCAGCGGAGTGCGGCCGGAGATCGTGCCGCTGCTGGTCTCCATGCTCAACTCACGGGTGCACCCGGTGATCCCCGAGGTGGGGTCGATCGGCGCCTCCGACCTGTGTCAGATGGCCCATGTCGGCCTGGTCGTCATCGGCGAGGGCCGTGCCGAGGTCTCCGGTGAGGTGCTCGACGGTGCGCGGGCACTGCGCCGGGCCGGGCTGGCCCCCGCCGAACTGGGGCCGAAGGACGGGCATGTGCTCTGCAGCGCGAGCCCGCTGGCGGCCGGCGTCGGCGCCCTCGCCCTCCACGAGGCGGCCGCCGTCCTCACCCTCGCCCAGGCGGTCACCGCGCTCACCTTCGAGGGGTTCCGGGCGAACACCAGCCCGCTCGACACCCGCGTACTGGGCCTGCGTCCGGCCCCCGGCCAGGCCCGCGCGGCGGGCGAACTGCTCGCGCTGCTGGACGGCGGCCAGCTCACTGATCCCCGGCACGCGAGGCGCGTCCAGGACCCCGTGAGCCTGCGCTGCGCCGCCCAGGTGCACGGGGCGCTGCACGCCGCCCTGGACTTCGCCCGGGCCGCGCTGGAACCGGAGCTCAACGGCTGCGGCGACAACCCTGTGGTCCTGGCCGACACCGGGGAGATCCTCTCCTCCGGCAACTTCCACACCCCGGCCCTGGCCCTCGGCTTCGACACCGTCGCGCTGGCACTGACGCAGACCGCGGCGATCTCGGCCGAGCGCATGCGGCGGTTGCTCGATCCCGCTGTCAGCGGACTCCCCGCGAACCTCTCGCCGTACGGTCCGGAGCGTTCGGGCTTCGCGCCGCTGGCCAAGACGGCGCAGGCGCTCGTCGCCGAGATCCGTGCCCTGTCCGCACCCGTGTGCACCGACCCCCGGCATGGCGCGGACGCGGTCGAGGACGACTCGACCAACGCGGCGCTCGGGGCTCGACGGCTGACGACGATGCTGGTCAGGCTGCGGCAGCTGCTCGCCGTCGAGGCCCTGGCCGCGGCACAGGCCGTGGACCTGGCCGCCCCGGTCACCATGGGACGGGGACCCGGTCTCCTGCACCGCGCGATCCGCGAGCTGGTCCCGCGCCTGGACGACGACCGGCCCTGCGGAGCGGACGTGGACCTGGTGAGCCGGGACGTCCTGGACTCCGACGAGGTACGAAGCGCTCTGCACGCTTTGGTGGAAGGACCTTCGTGA
- a CDS encoding LacI family DNA-binding transcriptional regulator, with protein MAQSQLRPPTMADVARLAGVSHQTVSRVLGDHPNVRDETRARVLHAIEEMGYRRNSSARALVTRRTRTLGVVASDTTLYGPASTLFALEEAARAEGYLVSTVSLRKLTVEALSEALDHLSEGGVEGVVAIAPQRSAVEALAELRHPFPVVTVGSGPGVGIPCVNVDQHMGARLATGHLLAAGHRTVWHLAGPEDWQEAADRAAGWRATLEEAGVEPPMFLRGDWSPLSGYRAGQELAGWVGRGLTAVFVANDQMALGVLRALREAGVRTPQDVAVVGFDDIPESEFFAPPLTTVRQDFSAVGKRSIALLLDLIEGRDPAGTPRFAIEPQLVVRASTFPYTADPGAAPT; from the coding sequence ATGGCACAATCGCAGCTTCGGCCGCCCACCATGGCCGATGTCGCGCGACTGGCGGGCGTGTCCCACCAGACTGTTTCCCGTGTGCTGGGGGATCACCCCAACGTGCGGGACGAGACTCGGGCCAGGGTGCTGCACGCGATCGAGGAAATGGGCTACCGCCGCAACTCCTCCGCACGAGCCCTGGTCACCCGGCGCACTCGGACCCTGGGTGTCGTCGCCTCCGACACAACGCTCTACGGTCCGGCCAGCACCCTCTTCGCACTCGAAGAGGCGGCGCGTGCCGAGGGCTACCTCGTCTCCACGGTCAGTCTGCGCAAGCTGACCGTCGAGGCGCTGTCCGAAGCCCTGGACCACCTCAGTGAGGGCGGGGTGGAGGGAGTGGTCGCCATCGCCCCGCAGCGGTCGGCGGTCGAGGCCCTCGCCGAACTCCGCCACCCCTTCCCGGTGGTGACCGTGGGCAGCGGACCGGGCGTGGGGATTCCCTGCGTCAACGTGGACCAGCACATGGGCGCACGGCTGGCCACCGGTCATCTGCTGGCCGCCGGCCACCGTACGGTCTGGCACCTCGCCGGACCCGAGGACTGGCAGGAGGCGGCGGACCGGGCCGCAGGCTGGCGGGCGACCCTCGAAGAGGCCGGTGTCGAGCCGCCGATGTTCCTGCGCGGGGACTGGAGTCCGCTGTCGGGCTACCGTGCGGGCCAGGAACTGGCCGGCTGGGTGGGCCGGGGGCTGACCGCGGTCTTCGTCGCCAACGACCAGATGGCACTGGGGGTGTTGCGTGCTCTTCGGGAAGCGGGCGTGCGAACTCCCCAGGACGTCGCGGTGGTCGGCTTCGACGACATACCGGAGTCGGAGTTCTTCGCCCCACCGCTCACCACTGTCCGGCAGGACTTCTCGGCGGTGGGCAAACGGAGCATCGCCCTGCTCCTGGACCTGATCGAGGGCCGTGACCCGGCCGGGACACCCCGGTTCGCCATCGAGCCTCAACTCGTGGTCCGCGCAAGCACTTTCCCGTACACCGCGGACCCGGGTGCAGCCCCCACCTGA
- a CDS encoding ABC transporter permease, translated as MRDGEPLIRWDWIGDHIGELADYTGVHLRLGLLPVLFGLIISVPLGILCHRWRWVYPPTLTAANVLYSIPSLALFMIFVRYTGLTERTVMIPLTLYTLSVLIPNVVDGLASVPEPVRQAATAMGFSTVRRVVQVELPIAVPVVVAGVRVAAVSSISLVAVGQLIGQGGLGYYITRGLQLDFPTPIITATVLIMLLALVTDALLVLAQRLLTPWARGKGATA; from the coding sequence ATGAGAGACGGCGAACCCCTCATACGCTGGGACTGGATCGGCGATCACATCGGCGAGCTGGCCGACTACACCGGAGTCCATCTGCGGCTCGGACTCCTGCCGGTGCTGTTCGGACTGATCATCTCCGTGCCGCTCGGCATCCTCTGCCACCGCTGGCGGTGGGTCTACCCGCCGACCCTGACCGCGGCCAACGTGCTGTACTCGATCCCGTCGCTTGCCCTGTTCATGATCTTCGTGCGCTACACGGGGCTGACCGAGCGCACGGTGATGATCCCGCTGACCCTCTACACGCTGTCGGTGCTCATACCCAACGTCGTGGACGGACTGGCCTCGGTACCCGAACCGGTACGGCAGGCGGCCACCGCCATGGGATTCAGCACCGTACGCCGTGTCGTCCAGGTCGAGCTGCCGATCGCCGTGCCGGTCGTCGTGGCCGGTGTCCGGGTCGCCGCCGTCTCGTCCATCAGCCTCGTCGCCGTGGGGCAACTGATCGGACAGGGCGGCCTCGGGTACTACATCACCCGCGGGCTCCAGCTCGACTTCCCGACCCCGATCATCACCGCGACCGTACTGATCATGCTCCTGGCCCTCGTCACCGACGCACTGCTCGTGCTCGCGCAGCGGCTGCTCACACCATGGGCGCGCGGCAAGGGGGCGACGGCGTGA
- a CDS encoding ABC transporter ATP-binding protein: MIRFDAVSKNYPNGTTAVDELSLELAEGGITVLVGPSGCGKTTTLRMVNRMVEPTAGTVSLRGRDIREIAAPELRRGIGYVIQHAGLFPHRTVLDNIATVPLLLGWGKKKARSRAAELLELVGLPAAMAKRYPYQLSGGQQQRVGVARALGADPPVLLMDEPFSAVDPIVRGELQAEFIRLQKELHKTIVFVTHDIDEAIKLGDNIAVFRTGGKLAQFDTPERLLAHPADDFVADFVGQDRGIRRLSFVKAADLPLRDGLVLPADSPVARARAADEPWVLVVDGDRRPLGWAAVADLPAGGTLADAPLTPLGHTFSLAGDSARAALDSALLSPSRLAVGVDPQGAVVGVADAYELSAAMTGDGTAVDAAAEESAAGEATAAAETAQAATTEAETPGTSATDAEPAEDAVSKVPVVKGETNGGSGDDADGPGAGGDGR, from the coding sequence TTGATCAGATTCGACGCGGTGAGCAAAAACTATCCCAACGGCACGACAGCCGTGGACGAGCTGTCGCTGGAGTTGGCGGAGGGTGGCATCACGGTCCTGGTCGGCCCCTCCGGCTGCGGCAAGACCACGACGTTGCGCATGGTCAACCGCATGGTGGAGCCGACGGCGGGCACCGTGAGCCTGCGCGGCCGGGACATCCGGGAGATCGCCGCCCCGGAGCTGCGCCGGGGCATCGGCTATGTGATCCAGCACGCGGGTCTGTTCCCGCACCGCACGGTGCTGGACAACATAGCGACCGTGCCGCTGCTGCTCGGCTGGGGCAAGAAGAAGGCACGCTCGCGGGCGGCTGAGCTGCTGGAGCTCGTGGGGCTGCCGGCCGCCATGGCAAAGCGCTATCCGTACCAGCTCTCCGGCGGACAGCAGCAGCGCGTCGGGGTGGCCAGGGCACTGGGCGCGGACCCGCCGGTGCTGCTGATGGACGAGCCTTTCAGCGCGGTCGACCCCATCGTCCGGGGGGAGCTGCAGGCGGAGTTCATCCGGCTGCAGAAGGAACTGCACAAGACGATCGTGTTCGTCACCCATGACATCGACGAGGCGATCAAGCTCGGCGACAACATCGCCGTGTTCCGCACCGGGGGCAAGCTCGCGCAGTTCGACACCCCGGAGCGGCTGCTCGCGCATCCCGCCGACGACTTCGTGGCCGATTTCGTCGGCCAGGACCGTGGCATCCGCCGCCTGTCCTTCGTCAAGGCGGCCGATCTGCCGCTGCGGGACGGGCTGGTCCTGCCGGCCGACTCCCCGGTGGCGCGGGCCCGGGCGGCGGACGAACCCTGGGTGCTCGTCGTCGACGGGGACCGGCGGCCGCTCGGCTGGGCCGCGGTCGCCGACCTGCCGGCCGGCGGCACGCTCGCGGACGCCCCACTGACCCCGCTCGGCCACACGTTCAGCCTGGCCGGCGACTCGGCACGGGCCGCCCTCGACTCGGCACTCCTGTCTCCGTCCCGGCTCGCGGTGGGCGTGGACCCCCAGGGCGCGGTCGTCGGGGTCGCGGACGCGTACGAGCTGTCCGCGGCGATGACCGGGGACGGGACGGCCGTCGACGCGGCGGCCGAGGAGTCCGCGGCCGGGGAGGCGACGGCCGCGGCCGAGACGGCCCAGGCGGCGACGACCGAGGCGGAGACCCCCGGGACGTCGGCGACCGACGCGGAGCCGGCCGAGGACGCGGTGTCCAAGGTGCCGGTCGTCAAGGGAGAGACGAACGGCGGCAGTGGCGACGACGCCGACGGCCCCGGCGCGGGCGGTGACGGGCGATGA
- a CDS encoding MurR/RpiR family transcriptional regulator gives MTDTDGAGVGVGAPQGAVAPARLHQLFEGRRLTPTQRRIAHCLVRQTAAAPFLSSVELAQLAGVSQPSVTRFAVALGFDGYPALRRHLRDVAPAGPAVDTRPANPYQQAVRAEISHLLQLASLLADAGPVERAGRLLAASRPLPVLGLRASAAQARGFAYFAAKVHPDVRLLDEGGSRLADRIDMARNAGASALMCFALPRHPAELLDALGHARTTGLTVVTIADGTFAPVAAHSDLLLPAAVGTDLVFDTVSAPMLLGQVLLEAMCDALPDAQARLEEFDTRAAARGLFVD, from the coding sequence GTGACCGACACGGACGGGGCCGGCGTCGGTGTCGGCGCGCCTCAGGGGGCCGTCGCGCCCGCGCGGCTGCACCAGCTGTTCGAGGGGCGCCGGCTGACGCCCACGCAGCGTCGTATCGCTCACTGTCTGGTCCGGCAGACCGCGGCCGCGCCCTTCCTGTCGAGCGTGGAGCTGGCCCAACTGGCCGGTGTGAGCCAGCCGTCGGTGACCCGCTTCGCGGTCGCCCTCGGCTTCGACGGATACCCGGCCCTGCGCAGACACCTGCGGGACGTGGCACCTGCCGGACCGGCCGTGGACACGCGGCCGGCCAACCCGTACCAGCAGGCCGTACGGGCCGAGATCAGCCACCTGCTCCAACTCGCGTCCCTGCTCGCCGATGCCGGGCCCGTGGAACGCGCGGGACGGCTGCTCGCGGCCTCGCGGCCACTGCCGGTGCTCGGACTGCGTGCCTCCGCGGCCCAGGCCCGTGGCTTCGCCTACTTCGCGGCCAAGGTCCACCCGGACGTACGTCTCCTCGACGAGGGAGGCTCACGGCTGGCCGACCGCATCGACATGGCCAGGAACGCCGGCGCGAGCGCCCTCATGTGCTTCGCCCTGCCGCGCCACCCGGCCGAGCTCCTGGACGCACTCGGCCACGCCCGCACAACGGGGCTGACCGTGGTGACGATCGCCGACGGCACCTTCGCCCCGGTGGCCGCCCACAGCGACCTGCTCCTGCCGGCCGCCGTCGGCACCGACCTGGTCTTCGACACGGTGAGCGCCCCCATGCTCCTCGGCCAGGTCCTCCTGGAGGCGATGTGCGACGCCCTGCCCGACGCCCAGGCCCGCCTGGAGGAGTTCGACACGCGGGCGGCCGCACGGGGCCTGTTCGTCGACTGA
- a CDS encoding ABC transporter permease, whose translation MNDFLNQIELVGDWLTASQQWRGDDGIPHRLAEHLTYSGISLLFATLIGLTFGLLVGHTGRGAFAVATVANLARAIPTFGLVVLVVTVAGLSTTPVLVALVALAVPPILINTFEGVRGVDPDTRDAARGMGMTGWEVLLKVEVPMALPLILLGLRVAAIQVVATATVAAYPGLGGLGRFIVDGLARNNYELVIGGSAVVVMLALVVQAVFTALRRFVVSPGLQPSATKS comes from the coding sequence GTGAACGACTTCCTGAACCAGATCGAGCTCGTCGGCGACTGGCTGACGGCGTCCCAGCAGTGGCGCGGGGACGACGGCATCCCCCACCGGCTCGCGGAGCACCTCACCTACAGCGGCATCTCGCTGCTGTTCGCCACCCTGATCGGGCTGACGTTCGGACTGCTGGTCGGGCACACCGGCCGGGGCGCGTTCGCCGTCGCGACCGTGGCGAACCTCGCGCGGGCCATCCCCACCTTCGGCCTGGTCGTCCTCGTCGTCACGGTCGCCGGGCTGAGCACCACGCCGGTGCTGGTCGCCCTGGTCGCCCTGGCGGTCCCGCCGATCCTCATCAACACCTTCGAGGGCGTGCGCGGCGTGGACCCCGACACCAGGGACGCCGCGCGCGGGATGGGCATGACCGGCTGGGAGGTCCTGCTGAAGGTCGAGGTGCCGATGGCCCTGCCGCTGATCCTGCTCGGCCTGCGGGTCGCCGCGATCCAGGTCGTGGCAACGGCGACCGTCGCCGCGTACCCCGGTCTCGGAGGTCTGGGGCGATTCATCGTCGACGGACTCGCCCGCAACAACTACGAACTGGTCATCGGCGGCTCCGCCGTCGTCGTCATGCTGGCGCTCGTCGTCCAGGCCGTCTTCACCGCGCTGCGGCGCTTCGTCGTCTCGCCGGGGCTGCAGCCTTCGGCGACCAAGTCCTGA